From a single Halarcobacter mediterraneus genomic region:
- a CDS encoding ShlB/FhaC/HecB family hemolysin secretion/activation protein encodes KVNLEVNQNLNINKYFSWKNSLQLQYALGNKNLDGSQDLSIGGINGVKLYPQGEQSAENGYIFNTELFYNLPNFKGLNSKLSIFYDIAKVKMSKEISNEPSKTYQDMGLGYYAYFKDFFINAHLAYKLGNSNIESEEDYNSKFIFQAGWVF; translated from the coding sequence CTAAAGTAAATCTTGAAGTAAACCAAAACCTAAATATAAATAAATATTTTAGTTGGAAGAACTCTTTACAGCTTCAATATGCTTTAGGAAATAAGAATTTAGATGGAAGTCAGGATTTAAGTATTGGGGGAATAAATGGAGTAAAGTTATATCCTCAAGGGGAGCAAAGTGCTGAAAATGGATATATTTTTAACACTGAACTTTTTTATAACCTACCAAACTTCAAAGGTTTAAATTCTAAACTTAGTATTTTTTATGATATTGCAAAAGTTAAGATGAGTAAAGAAATCTCTAATGAGCCAAGTAAAACATATCAAGATATGGGTTTAGGATATTATGCTTATTTTAAAGACTTTTTTATAAATGCTCATTTAGCTTATAAACTTGGTAATTCTAATATTGAAAGTGAAGAAGACTACAACTCTAAGTTTATATTTCAAGCTGGTTGGGTGTTTTAA